GCCTCTCTCAACGCTTTGGCGGCAGAACCGTACTGACCGGAGCGGCAGCAGCAATGGCTTTGGGCGCCGTCCTGCTGTCTATGGCACTGTCTCAGGGCCCCGGCCCGTCCCAAGTGCTGGCCTGCCTCGTAGTCGGGGCAGGGCTGGGCGCGGGTAACAGCGCGTTGAACGTTGCTGTGGGGCGCACGGCCAAGGCCACCGACCCCGGCACCGCGTCCGCGGTCCTTGCCGCGGCCCGCATGCTCGGCGGAGCTATCGGCATAGCTGTGTACTCGTCATTTCTCACCCTTGGCTACTGCCGAGCCCTCACCGACGACGCATCGAGCAAGCTCACCAAGAAGCAACTTGCCACGGCGCTCACTATCTCCCCCTCACGCGCCTCGGCGGACAAGTCGATCTCTACTGCTACAGCGGAGGCGTTCAACAGCGGTCTCACGCTCGCCCTGCTTGGCGCATTCGCCATACTGGTGCTGGTCACGGCCGTGGCGTATCGTTCCATAGGCGCGACACTGCCCACGAAACCGGCCCAGCGATAGTGACTGGCTCGGCGCACCATCGGCATTGGGGTGAGCGTGCAGGTAGTGACCGACCTGACGGACAGTCGCTGCGGATCTTCTGACTGTGGCCCGTGCTACCGAAGGCGTTGATGCCCCTATGGATGTCAAGCAGTGGTTTGTGCGGGGTCTGGATGGTCGGTCGCCTGCCTCGTGGGGACGATGAGCCGGTAGATCTCTCGTGCGATGTATGGGCCTTGACCCCGAGGGGTGGACACCTGTTCGTTTTGTTATGCGGCGAGTGTCAGGGTAGCTGACTGTTGCTCGTAGGCGATCGGTGCCTGGAGGGTTATTCACGGGCTTGGTTTCTTGATCAGCAAGACGGTTCTGCTCGGTAGCCTGGCGTTTGCGACGACGTCAGTTTTCCACCGGGGTAGGGCCGTTGAGCTGGAACGTTACGACAGGGCTGGAAGCGGATCAACTGGAGGCCTTGGTGGTCCGGGTCCACACGATGCTGGTGGAGGACCCCGATCCGCCCGTGGTGCCGGGACGGATGTGGGCGCTGGGCCTGTACAAGTCCGTGGTCCTGGTGTTGTTCCTGCTGCGGCAGAACCCCGTCCAGCAAGCGGCGGCGGAACTGTTCCACATCTCCCAGGCCACCGTCTCGCGCCGGTGGACCACGCTGCTCCCGGTGGTGGAGACGGCCCTGGCCGAGCATGTGCCCGACCCCGCCGACGCCTCACACGGCAGGATCGTCCTGGCCGACGGGACCCTGGTCACCACGTGGGACTGGGCGAGCGAGGGCACCACGATGTTCTCCGGCAAGCATCGTGACACAGGCTTCAACCTGCAGGTCGCCGCCACTCTCAGCGGGGACCTGCTCGCCGTCTCCGCGCCGGTACCCGGCAGTCGGCACGACATGTACGCCTGGCGCCAGTCCCACTTTCCCAAAGCCTTCGCCGACCGGGAGAGCATGGGGGATCTGGGCTATGTCGGCTCCGGCATGCTCACCGCCCGCCGCAAGCCACCCGGTCAGGAACGCCCCGTCAAAGACAAGGTGTTCAACCAGAGCATCGGCAAGCTCCGCGCCGCCGTCGAACGAGCGATCGCACATCTGAAGGACTGGAAGGTCCTCGCCACTCGCTATCGCGGCCCTCTCACCCGGTTCCCCCTCGTCGCCAAGACCGTCACCGCCCTCGCCTTCTACAAGAACGGCTGGTGACCCCGTGAATAAGCCTCCTGCTGTCCGTTCGCGGAGTGCCGTCGGCGGGTGTTGTATCGGGTGGTCCAGCGGAAGACGGCCAGGCGGCAGGCGCGGGCCCCGTCGAAGCGGTGGGCGCCGCGGAGCGTCTCGCGTTTGAGGGCTGCATTGAAGCTTTCGGCGAGCGCGTTGGTGTGTCCAGAAGGTGATTGTGAGCTTCTGATGTAGAAGACGGAAACGAACGGTCGCCATGCTGTTGTGGAGATGAAGGTAGGTCCTTCGGCATCGGCATGCAGGTGCAGGTGTCAAACCACCATGAGCTGCTGCGGTGAATGAGCCGTGGTGGTGAGCGTCATGGAAAAGCCGTACTGAATGCGGCAGGTGGGGGCTGAGAAGGCGAACGCAAGTGAACCACTGATGACGTGTCGTAAAGCGTGGACGACATCAAAACCAGGGCCTCAATGCTGTCCTGGGATAAGTCAGACGGGAACCTGTCTACTGGTCTGGCGGTGTCCGGCATGAAGGTGGCGCGAGCTCAGTCCGGGGCTTCACAACGGAACTGGAGAACTCCTTGACGCGAAACTGCGATCCACGGGTTGACGTGGCTCGCGAGAGGGAGAGGCGCAAGTGGTAAAGAGCCATGAGGGCCGGAGTACCGGTCGCGCGTCGGGAGGGCGGAACGTCCCGTAGTAGTGATGAAACCTCCGTAATAGAGGCGGAGCGAAGGGGGCGTGTTGTTGGGTGTCGATCGGCGATCAACCAGTGATGGGAGGAATCGGATGGTCGAGACGAGACCAGCTGGCAAGCCGTTTGATATTCCGAAGCGGCTAGTCTGGAACGCTTACCTGAAGGTCAAGGCCAACAGGGGAGCGGCTGGGGTGGATGGGCAGTCGTTAGCGGAGTTTGAGCAGGATGAGAAGAACAACCTGTACAAGCTGTGGAATCGGCTGTCCTCGGGAAGCTATTTCCCCCCACCCGTGAGAGCGGTTGATATTCCCAAAGCCGGCGCTGGGACTCGGATCCTTGGGGTTCCGACCGTGGCCGACAGGATCGCTCAGACGGTAGTGGCCATGACATTGGAGCCTGACGCGGAGCTGGTCTTCCATCAGGACTCGTATGGCTATCGCCCGGGGAGGTCCGCGCTGGAGGCGGTGGAGACGTGCAAGCAGCGGTGCTGGAGGCATCCTTGGGTGATCGATCTCGACATCCAGGGGTTCTTCGACAACGTGCCGCACGCCCCCATCATCGCGGCAGTGGAAAGGCATACCAAGCTCTCGTGGGTTCTGTTGTATGTGAAGCGATGGCTTGTCGCCCCCGTGCAACAGCCCGACGGAACGCTCGCCATTCGGGAAAAGGGGACTCCTCAAGGGTCTTCTATTTCACCGTTGTTGTCGAATCTGTTCATGCACTACGCGTTTGACGCGTGGTTGGCTCGGGAGTATCCGGCGATCAGGTTCGAGCGGTACGGCGACGATGCTGTAGTGCACTGTGCCAGTGAGAAGCAGGCGAACTTCGTCCGCAACATCATCGAGCGCAGGTTGCTGCAGTTCGGATTACATCTCCATCCGGAGAAAACCAAGGTGGTGTACTGCAAACAGGAAGGTCGTGAACGGGAGTTCCCGGTCACAGAGTTCACGTTTCTGGGGTACACCTTCCGTCGTCGGGCAGCTCGCTTGCGGGATGGGAGGCTGAAGACCGGCTTCCTTCCCGCAGTGAGCAAAACAGCCATGAAGTCCATGGCGAGGACTGTCCGGAGTTGGCGACTGGGGCGCTGTACCGAGCTGAGCTTTCGGGAGATCGCCGCGATGATCAACCCCGTCGTGGCGGGATGGATTAATTACTATGGGCGCTTCTACAAGTCCAGATTGATCAGGTTCCTGGAGCAGCAGATCAATCCGTTCCTGGTGAAATGGGCCCGAAGGAAGTACAAACGGTATCGTCGTGCCTCAAGGAAGGCCCGGAGAAGGCTGGCTGAGATCGCCTCAGCGTTCCCGGGCATGTTCGCTCATTGGAAGCATGGCGCGTTGCCTACTGGTTCAACAATGGGAGCCGTGTGAGTCGCGAGGTTCACGCACGGTTCTGAGAGCGGCGGTGGGTGAGATTCCCGCCGCCGACTCACCTCGTAACAGATACCGGTCCGTCCGACTGATTGCCGGATGCCCAATCTGTCCAGCGTCTTGGCGAATTGCTCCGAGGTGTAATTACTGCCGCGGTCCGAGTGGAATATGGCGTCCTCGGAGAGCGGATGATTGCGCGCCGCCATTTCGATGGCGGCCTCGATGAGCGGAGTCTTGTAGTTGTCGTCCATCGCCCAGCCTGTCACGGCTTTGGTGTGGCAGTCGATGACGGTGGCGAGGAATAGCCAGCCCTCCCAGGTCGGAATGTAAGTGATGTCACCGACCATTTTCCGGCCGGGCGCGTCGGCGGTGAAGTCGCGGTTCACGAGGTCGGGGATCGGGCCGGCCCGGCCGTCGTTCTCGGTGAGGCTGTGGCGCCACGGCCGTGGCTGGCAGGCCTGGAGGTCCAGCTCCCGCATGAGGTCACGCACGAGTTCGGGCCCGCAGGCCACGCCCCAGGCAGTGAGGTCGGCGTGGACGCGCCGGTAGCCGTACGTGCCGTCAGAATCCTCGAAAGACTTGGTGATCAGTAATTTCAGTTCCTCCCGTCGCCGGGCGGTCGCCGAAACCGGCCGGCTCCGCCATTCGTAGAATCCGGAGCGGGACACTTCCAGCCAGTCACACATCTTCGCGACCGGCGGTATCTCTTCGGTGTTCGTGGTGGGGTCGTGTCCCGCGACGTGGTGTAGGGGATCAAGCGCTACGCCTTCCGGTTCGAGGCTCATAGCGATCTATGCGGAGGCGGCAGCCCAAGAAGCGTGCTGATGAGGTGAGTTGGACACGGGAACGGGCTGAGCCATGTCCCTGGCCTGCGGGTTCCGGTGTCTTGATCCCCTACACCACGTCGCGGGACGCCATCCGTGGTGGATGTCGCGTACTCGGCATCGATGAACTCGAACTTGTCGCTCACCGAGGATCCTTGGCAAAGTACGCTGCGACTTTTTCCGGGAAAGCGACCTTCTGCCGCAGTTCCCTCAGTTCGCGTTCCTGCTCGCGGAGCCGTGCCCGTTCATCCACCGTCAGGGGCGGCTCCTCTCCCACGTTCTCACGGCGGTAGGCGTTGACCCAATTCCCGAGCGTGCCTTCGACAAGTCCGAGTTCCCGGGCGACCTGGGCAACCGGACGCGACGTCTCGATCACCATCTTCACGGCCTCTTCCCGATACTCAGGAGTGAACTTCCTACGTTTCTGCGACAACCGACACGGCAGCTGTAGTTCTTGATCGTTGGCGTGTTCGTGCTGGTCAACGGGGGTGCGGGGGCGGCCGAGGGTAGGGGGACGGCCACCGTGATCATGAGCGTTTGTGACGACGATCAAGGAACAGGTGGCCGTGGAGGCCACGATAGCCGGGCAGGAGTGGACGGCCGCGTTCGGGGCGGTGATGGCCGAGGTCGCTGACTGCTTCCCGCGCCGGGAACCGCGCCTGCTGGCGCGGGAGATGACCGAGGGCATGCTGATGGAGCTCGATACGCGCAACTGCTGGACGCTCGGCGAGGCGCTGGGGCACTCGGGCCCGCACCGGCTGCAGCACTTCCTCTCCCGTGGTGTGTGGGACCACGATCTGGCCCGCGACCGGCTCATGACCTGGGCGGCCGGTGAACTCGCGGACGACCAGGCGGTGTTGATCGTGGACGAGACCGGTGATGAGAAGTCCTCGACCGACTGCGTGGGAGCGGCCCACCAGTACTCCGGGGCGCTCGGCGGTATCGGTCTGTGCCAGGTCTCCGTCCACCTCACCTACGCCTCGGTAAGCGGGCACACGCTGATCGACCGCGCCCTCTACCTGGGCGCCGGGTGGGCCGCCGACGAGGAACGCCGCCTGCTCACCCACGTCCCCGACGAGACCCTGTTCGCCACCAAGCCACAGCTCGCGGCCGCCATGCTGCAGCGTGTACGTGCCCTGGGGATACCGGCCCGCTGGCTGGCCGGCGACGAGGTGTACGGCGGTCGCGAGCTGCGACGGCATGCACGGGCACTCGGCCTCGACTACGCCCTCGCGGTCCGCGCCGACCACCGCGTCACCACCCCAGCCGGCCGCTTCACCGCCACCGAACTCGCCGCCCGCTTACCCCGCCGCACCTGGATGCGCATGCGTACCGGCCACGGGACCAAGGGCGACCGTCACTACGACTGGGCCATGATCGGCGTCCTCGCCGACGACACCCCCGAAAGCGCCGGGCCGGGCCACTCCTACCTGCTGGTGCGCCGCCACCGCTACACCCGCGAACTCTCCTTCTACCGCTGCCACTCCGCAACCGCGGTCACCATGGCCACCCTGGTCGATGTGGTGTGCTGCAGATGGAAAATCGAAGAGGACTTCCAGGCCGGAAAATCCGACTGCGGCCTGGACGAGGGCCAGACCACCTGCTGGAACTCCTGGATGCGCTGGAGCCTGATCAGCATGCTCGCCGCAGCCATCCTGGCCGTCACCCAAGCCCGCGCCGCCGCCCAGACACCCAGCGGCCCACTCGCCCCCTCAAGCACCCGCGAGCTGCTGCGACTCCTACGCGCCACCGCCCTGCGCCCTCCCCGCCGCGACCTGGAGCACCTCCTGCACTGGTCCGCATGGCGCCGCCACCATCAACAGCAAGCCACCGAAGCCCACCGCCGCTGGAACAACATCACCGCCGCAGCAACCACCTGACCAGCAACAATGACCAACCGATCAAGAACTACAGCTGCCGTGTCTAACCCTTCAGCTGTAGATCATGGTGGTTGCGGGAGTTCGAGGGTCTCTAAGCTGGGTAACTGCCGTGTATGAAGGCGGAGTTGCTGGATGTCCCGGTCGAGGTGTCGGACCGGGAGTGGGCGGAGGAGTGGGCGGGGCGGCTGGACGATCTGCTGGTGGGGGTCGGGGACCTGTTCGGCCGGGTGGAGACGCAGTGGCATGGGGAGATGTGCGTCCGGGGCCTACTGGGGCCGGTCTCGCGCAAGAACGGCTGGCAGCTGGCGGAGTGGGCCGGAGAGCGTGTGCCGTGGAACCAGCAGCACTTGCTGGACCGGGCGAAGTGGGACGTGGAGGGGGTGCGGGACTTCACCCGCCGGTACGCCGTCGCCGAGCTGGCGGACGACGGCGTGGGCGCGGGGCCCGGCGGGGCCGGGGTGCTGGTGGTGGACGAGACCGGGTTCGCCAAGCGCGGGAAGGCTTCGGCCGGGGTGGCGAGGCAGCACTCCGGGACGCTCGGCGGGGTATTCCCCTGCCAGATCGGGGTGATGTGTGCGTGGGCCACCGGTGCGGGGCAGGCGTTGATCGACCGGGAGTTGTACCTGCCACGGGAATGGACGGACGAGCCGGATCGCTGCCGGGCCGCGCACGTGCCCGAGCAGCGCGGCTTCCTGACCAAGCCACGGCTGGCGGAGGCGATGATCGAGCGGGCGCTGCCCGACCTGCCTCAGGAGCCGGGGAAGGTGTGGGTGGCCGCCGACGAGGTGTACGGGCGCGAGCGTGCGTTCCGTTCCTTCCTGGAGGAACATCGTCTGCCGTACGTGGTCAACGTGCAGGCGAACTCGCCGGTGCTGCAGCGTCCGGGCTGGCGGCACGCCGCCCGGCTGGTGGAGCGGGTCGCGCGGGAGGAGGACTGGGTCGAACTGCCCGCCGGGCCCTCCCAGTTGGATACCCGCACGTGGCAGTGGTGGGTGCGGCGACTCCCCGGCGAGGAGGAGATGGTCGATGGCCAGGCGTGGGCGCGGTGGCTGGTCGCGCGACGCCGCCTGGAGGATCCCGGCAAACGCGACTACTACCTGGGCTGGGGCCCGGCCGACACCCCGGTCGAGGAGATCGTTTTGGTGCCGGGCGCGCGCTGGCGGGTGGAAGAGGCGATCAAGCTGGCGAAGTCCGCCTGCGGGATGGCTGACTACGAGGTCCGCTCTTTCCACGGCTGGTACCGGCACGTCACCCTCGCCCAGCTGGCCGCCGCGTTCCTGGTCGGCTG
This is a stretch of genomic DNA from Streptomyces sp. V4I8. It encodes these proteins:
- a CDS encoding IS3 family transposase; its protein translation is MSLEPEGVALDPLHHVAGHDPTTNTEEIPPVAKMCDWLEVSRSGFYEWRSRPVSATARRREELKLLITKSFEDSDGTYGYRRVHADLTAWGVACGPELVRDLMRELDLQACQPRPWRHSLTENDGRAGPIPDLVNRDFTADAPGRKMVGDITYIPTWEGWLFLATVIDCHTKAVTGWAMDDNYKTPLIEAAIEMAARNHPLSEDAIFHSDRGSNYTSEQFAKTLDRLGIRQSVGRTGICYEVSRRRESHPPPLSEPCVNLATHTAPIVEPVGNAPCFQ
- the ltrA gene encoding group II intron reverse transcriptase/maturase; translation: MVETRPAGKPFDIPKRLVWNAYLKVKANRGAAGVDGQSLAEFEQDEKNNLYKLWNRLSSGSYFPPPVRAVDIPKAGAGTRILGVPTVADRIAQTVVAMTLEPDAELVFHQDSYGYRPGRSALEAVETCKQRCWRHPWVIDLDIQGFFDNVPHAPIIAAVERHTKLSWVLLYVKRWLVAPVQQPDGTLAIREKGTPQGSSISPLLSNLFMHYAFDAWLAREYPAIRFERYGDDAVVHCASEKQANFVRNIIERRLLQFGLHLHPEKTKVVYCKQEGREREFPVTEFTFLGYTFRRRAARLRDGRLKTGFLPAVSKTAMKSMARTVRSWRLGRCTELSFREIAAMINPVVAGWINYYGRFYKSRLIRFLEQQINPFLVKWARRKYKRYRRASRKARRRLAEIASAFPGMFAHWKHGALPTGSTMGAV
- a CDS encoding transposase family protein, with the protein product MSWNVTTGLEADQLEALVVRVHTMLVEDPDPPVVPGRMWALGLYKSVVLVLFLLRQNPVQQAAAELFHISQATVSRRWTTLLPVVETALAEHVPDPADASHGRIVLADGTLVTTWDWASEGTTMFSGKHRDTGFNLQVAATLSGDLLAVSAPVPGSRHDMYAWRQSHFPKAFADRESMGDLGYVGSGMLTARRKPPGQERPVKDKVFNQSIGKLRAAVERAIAHLKDWKVLATRYRGPLTRFPLVAKTVTALAFYKNGW
- a CDS encoding IS701 family transposase codes for the protein MTTIKEQVAVEATIAGQEWTAAFGAVMAEVADCFPRREPRLLAREMTEGMLMELDTRNCWTLGEALGHSGPHRLQHFLSRGVWDHDLARDRLMTWAAGELADDQAVLIVDETGDEKSSTDCVGAAHQYSGALGGIGLCQVSVHLTYASVSGHTLIDRALYLGAGWAADEERRLLTHVPDETLFATKPQLAAAMLQRVRALGIPARWLAGDEVYGGRELRRHARALGLDYALAVRADHRVTTPAGRFTATELAARLPRRTWMRMRTGHGTKGDRHYDWAMIGVLADDTPESAGPGHSYLLVRRHRYTRELSFYRCHSATAVTMATLVDVVCCRWKIEEDFQAGKSDCGLDEGQTTCWNSWMRWSLISMLAAAILAVTQARAAAQTPSGPLAPSSTRELLRLLRATALRPPRRDLEHLLHWSAWRRHHQQQATEAHRRWNNITAAATT
- a CDS encoding IS701 family transposase yields the protein MKAELLDVPVEVSDREWAEEWAGRLDDLLVGVGDLFGRVETQWHGEMCVRGLLGPVSRKNGWQLAEWAGERVPWNQQHLLDRAKWDVEGVRDFTRRYAVAELADDGVGAGPGGAGVLVVDETGFAKRGKASAGVARQHSGTLGGVFPCQIGVMCAWATGAGQALIDRELYLPREWTDEPDRCRAAHVPEQRGFLTKPRLAEAMIERALPDLPQEPGKVWVAADEVYGRERAFRSFLEEHRLPYVVNVQANSPVLQRPGWRHAARLVERVAREEDWVELPAGPSQLDTRTWQWWVRRLPGEEEMVDGQAWARWLVARRRLEDPGKRDYYLGWGPADTPVEEIVLVPGARWRVEEAIKLAKSACGMADYEVRSFHGWYRHVTLAQLAAAFLVGCDAATARENGPLARTRYGQPAPTAPVAERGGPA
- a CDS encoding transposase, with translation MASTATCSLIVVTNAHDHGGRPPTLGRPRTPVDQHEHANDQELQLPCRLSQKRRKFTPEYREEAVKMVIETSRPVAQVARELGLVEGTLGNWVNAYRRENVGEEPPLTVDERARLREQERELRELRQKVAFPEKVAAYFAKDPR